In Spinacia oleracea cultivar Varoflay chromosome 5, BTI_SOV_V1, whole genome shotgun sequence, a single window of DNA contains:
- the LOC110796890 gene encoding chloride channel protein CLC-f — translation MSGEREEGDQDHVLLLRSRSERETTTADHSTSEQDPAEGGVVVVGGITNLISKLKSPMVNLDRGGSGRRHSHNLSLNISSLNRDRDRDRDSWKPIGDEEDPPASSSSSPSFASRRRRQHHHFHHHHLDHDSQSGGEALGDPPEWALLLIGCLLGLATGLCVAAFNRGVHVIHEWAWAGTPNEGAAWLRLQRLADTWHRILLIPVTGGVIVGMMHGLLEILEQIRPSGSSKSPQRQGFDVLGGVFPTIKAIQAAVALGTGCSLGPEGPSVDIGKSCAHGCYLMMENNRERYIALIAAGAAAGIASGFNAAVAGCFFAIETVLRPLRAENSPPFTTAMIILASVISSTVSNELLGNKSAFTVPSYDLKSAAELPLYLILGMLCGVVSVVFTRLVVWFTKFFDFIKEKFGLPSVVCPALGGLGAGIIALKYPGILYWGFTNVDEILHTGKSASAPGIWLLAQLAAAKVVATALCKGSGIVGGLYAPSLMIGAAVGAVFGGSAAELINSALPGNTAVAQPQAYALVGMAATLASVCSVPLTSVLLLFELTKDYRILLPLMGAVGLAIWVPSVTNQGNETESTDSKNSTRGYSFVSPRDDAEDRDTGGGNHLELSVMRDVHILRSIDEELCLDGLKVSHVMSKNYLKVGLETTLRDAMKYMRENQQNCALLVDDKNLLEGILTSGDIERCLSKNTGKALNSKSALQDVYACPVYSICTRGMNYRGIERGVLTCYPDTDLVTAKDLMEAKGIGQLPVVMRGGDSREERRRRIVGVLHYDSISNYLREELAHQRSHQRGEAGHQGEMVANGHQRSTR, via the exons ATGTCAGGCGAAAGAGAGGAAGGCGATCAGGACCATGTGCTGCTACTTAGATCGAGGTCTGAGAGGGAGACGACGACTGCTGATCACTCCACCTCCGAACAAGATCCCGCTGAAGGAGGAGTTGTCGTCGTCGGCGGCATCACCAATCTAATCTCAAAACTGAAATCACCAATGGTTAATCTAGATCGTGGCGGCAGTGGTCGCCGCCATAGCCATAACCTCAGCCTCAACATCAGCAGCCTCAACAGAGATAGAGATAGAGATAGAGATAGCTGGAAGCCAATTGGGGATGAGGAAGATCCCCCGgcctcttcttcctcttctccaTCTTTTGCTTCCCGTCGTCGACGTCAACACCATCATTTTCATCATCATCACCTTGACCATGACTCCCAATCAGGTGGTGAGGCCCTCGGCGATCCTCCTGAATGGGCTTTGCTTCTCATTGGCTGCCTTCTCGGCCTTGCTACCGGTCTGTGTGTTGCTGCTTTTAACCGTGGG GTGCATGTCATTCATGAATGGGCTTGGGCTGGTACTCCAAACGAAGGTGCTGCTTGGCTACGCTTACAAAGACTTGCTGACACTTGGCATCGTATACTTTTGATACCAGTCACAGGTGGTGTGATTGTAGGTATGATGCATGGTTTACTTGAAATCTTGGAGCAGATAAGGCCCTCTGGCAGCTCAAAATCTCCGCAAAGGCAAGGTTTTGATGTCCTTGGTGGAGTATTTCCCACAATTAAAGCAATTCAAGCGGCAGTGGCTCTCGGCACTGGTTGTTCCTTGGGTCCTGAGGGTCCTAGCGTAGATATTGGAAAGTCATGTGCCCATGGATGCTACTTAATGATGGAAAATAACAGAGAAAGATATATTGCTCTTATTGCGGCAGGTGCAGCTGCTGGAATTGCTTCAG GTTTTAATGCAGCAGTTGCTGGTTGTTTCTTTGCTATTGAAACGGTATTAAGACCTCTTCGTGCTGAAAATTCACCACCATTTACTACTGCAATGATAATACTAGCTTCTGTTATTTCATCAACTGTGTCAAATGAATTGCTAGGGAACAAATCAGCTTTTACCGTGCCATCATATGACTTGAAATCGGCGGCAG AACTGCCATTGTACTTGATTCTGGGTATGTTGTGTGGTGTTGTTAGTGTCGTTTTCACGCGCTTAGTAGTTTGGTTTACCAAGTTCTTTGATTTCATCAAAGAAAAGTTTGGCCTTCCTTCTGTTGTCTGTCCCGCGTTAGGAGGTTTAGGGGCAGGGATAATAGCCCTGAAGTATCCTGGAATTTTGTATTGGGGCTTCACAAATGTTGACGAAATTCTCCACACTGGGAAAAGTGCTTCAGCACCTGGTATCTGGCTTTTGGCTCAGTTAGCTGCAGCAAAGGTTGTAGCAACAGCTCTATGTAAAGGATCTGGAATCGTAGGTGGCCTGTATGCGCCAAGCTTGATGATTGGTGCTGCAGTTGGTGCTGTTTTTGGAGGTTCAGCTGCAGAACTGATTAATTCAGCTTTACCGGGAAATACTGCTGTTGCCCAGCCTCAGGCGTACGCTCTG GTTGGAATGGCTGCTACCTTAGCTTCTGTTTGTTCTGTACCCTTGACATCTGTTTTACTTCTTTTTGAGCTGACTAAAGATTATAGGATATTGCTTCCACTCATG GGGGCTGTTGGTTTGGCAATATGGGTTCCTTCTGTTACAAATCAAGGAAATGAGACTGAGTCAACTGACTCAAAGAATTCTACAAGAGGCTATTCTTTTGTTTCTCCCCGTGATGATGCTGAGGACAGGGACACTGGAGGTGGAAATCATTTAGAGCTCTCTGTCATGAGAGATGTTCATATTCTCAGATCAATTGACGAAGAACTATGTTTAGATGGTCTTAAG GTCTCCCACGTTATGTCGAAGAACTATTTGAAGGTTGGCCTGGAAACAACTTTGAGAGATGCAATGAAATATATGCGTGAAAACCAGCAGAATTGTGCCCTGTTGGTTGATGATAAGAATCTTCTGGAGGGTATCTTGACGAGTGGTGATATTGAACGCTGTTTGTCCAAAAATACTGGCAAGGCTCTCAACAGCAAGTCAGCATTACAGGAT GTGTATGCGTGTCCAGTGTATTCTATCTGTACTCGTGGGATGAACTACCGGGGAATAGAGCGTGGTGTTTTGACTTGCTATCCAGACACTGACTTAGTAACGGCCAAGGATCTAATGGAGGCTAAGGGTATTGGGCAGCTACCTGTTGTTATGCGAGGTGGAGACTCCCGGGAAGAAAGAAGGCGGAGAATTGTAGGGGTCCTTCATTACGATTCTATCTCAAACTACCTCAG